The sequence below is a genomic window from Nicotiana tomentosiformis chromosome 6, ASM39032v3, whole genome shotgun sequence.
atttagaaaaattttcttttcttgttgtaTTGAATCTGTACAGTACCTATCTTTATACTAGATTACATtgtaaagaaaaatagaaaagaaaataatatatgtaCACTTGTCCTATTTTTATTCATTCTATTGTAACAAGAATAACTAATTAATATTTCTCTGTACATGCTTAGAAATATCCAACTTCTAGAAATATCCATTTGACACAGCTGACTGGTTATTGAATCGGACGGTCATAATTTACTCCCATGATTTTATTTGAAGTCAAAGGAAGGAAGATGAAATAAAAATGATGCGATGAACAAGAATTTcttactgctctgataccatattggacttagaattcaatttagaaaaattttcttttcttgttgtaTTGAATCTGTACAGTACCTATCTTTATAATAGATTACattgtaaaaaaaaatagaaaagaaaattaTATATGTACACTTGTCCTATTTTTATTCATTCTATTGTAATAAGAATAACTAATTAATATTTCTCTGCACATGCTTAGAAATATCCAACTTCTAAAAATATCCATTTGACACAGCTGACTGGTTATTGAATCGGACGGTCAAAATTTAATCCATCATGAAATCCATCTTTTTTTGAGATCTTGCCACGTGGCTCAATCTTTGACTGAGAAGGCTCAACTTGACCGAGATGTTTAGGACTCAAACACTTAGGTTTCACTTTACTCTTTTCATTCAAAGTCTTCTTCCTCATTTCTCTATTACTGATAATTAAAACTAACGTACTTCTCAACAGGGATAGCCGGGTAAGGCCGCTCGCATCTAATAATTAGGCTGGAAAACTCTAGTTGTCAACGAGGCCTTTCTAGCCCTGTTTATTATTTAGGATTGCTTTAAGTTCTAATTTGTTATGTCAATCTTTTGACGATTGCCATGCAGCCAAACTATAGGATTCTGCAGCTTTATAATTATTCTCAGAAGACTGGAAAAAAACTTTAGTTTAATAGTTTTGTGTAAACATTGGGCAGGTCTCTCAAGCTTCCTAAGTTTGCATTTATTTTTGTTTCTAGTGACTGCCATTTCATTTGCATCTTGTCGAATCTTTTCTGTCATCAATTATATTATATACCAATGAATCCCTATAATTTGGCAACCAAATTGCAAAACTATAGGATTCTGCAGCTTAATAATTATTCTCAGAAGACTGGAAAAAAACTTTAGTTTAATAGTTTTGTGTAAACATTGGGCAGGTCTCTCAGCTTCCTAAGTTTGCATTTTTGTTTCTAGTGACTGCCATTTCATTTGCATCTTGTCGAATCCTTTCTGTCATACCAATGAATCCCTATAGTTTGGCAACCAAATTGCCTATATTAACTAACATGTCTGAGAAATCTGATTCAGCATCATAATTCAGAAAACAGAAGAATATGTTTCTGAAGCAAAATCTAATAAAGGTTCTTACATTTAAAGTCCTATCACAAGGACTGGTGACTTACTATATGTAATCTACTATAACCATACATAATTCTCACGAGAGTGACAAAAAGTAACTGCTAAAAAAGAATATAAGAATGAAATAACAGCTGATTATCCCAATGGGGCCTTCACTTCAAGATTTGCTGAAACTGGTAGCAATGGGGATGATAACTACAAGGATGAGAATTAGGAGAATTATAATGGCAATGCACATCCATTTTCTGCTGCTCTTTTGGTAGTCTTTTGCAGTCTTGAGATTCTTAGTTCCATCATTAACATACTGTGCTGCATTCATCACATGGTGCTCAATGTCATCCATTTTCTCTCCTTGTGCCTCAACCATCACTGCCATGTCCAAGAATATCTGGTGCAGCTCCAGCAAGCTCTTTTCTATCTCCTTAGCCGCGTCGTGGCGGTCCTGTATCTCTACCACTGTTTCCAACACCTTCCCCCTCCCATGCTCCTGCAACCCACCCACCAAAGTTTGTTAGTCAGTAATTCtgtataacaataataacaactatGCTTCATTTAAATTTTGTTTGGTTGGGTATAAGTATTTTCCTTATCATTTTGGTCTAGAAACAATTCAATGTTTGTTAGTAAATAATTCTGTTTAACAGCAATAACAACTATGCTTCAACAGGTCGGCTCTAAGTATCCTCACTATCAATTTGGACTAGTAACAAACTCAAAGTTCAATAATCTGGGACCAGCTATATGAATCATTTGGAACACTTCAAAACTCAATAAATTGGAGTCAACTATATGAATCATTACTATTATTTGGACTAGTAACACTCTGAAATTCAATAATTCGGGGTTCGATTGTACAACCAATTTAGACTAGTAACTCTCCAAAATTCAATAATTTGGGGGTCGACTATATAAATCCTCACTACTAATTTAGACTAGCAACaccccaaaattcaaaaaaatctgTTCTTTGACACAAGTCAATAATAAATCAGTAATAATCCCATATGTCTTCAAACAAGATACTTCAAACCAAACCATCATTAAAAGTTTAACAAAAACTATTGAATTGCAGAAAGAAAAAAGGGGGAAACAGagagaaattatatttttttgcaTTATTTTGGTATACCTGAATTGCTCTAGAAAGAAATTCTTCACCACCTTGACCATTACCACTAGAAATGATCTTCTCAATTACTTCTTCATCTGGGTGCTCACCAGTCACAGTAAAATATCTTCTTCCAACAGTTTCTTTATACTCAGTCATCATCCTCTGCCTTAGCCCCTGAAAATCCATCATTAGCTCCTTAAGCTTTTTCCTAAGCCCATTTGTAACAGCAGACCGTGTCCTATCAACCGGTGTACCTTCTTTACACCCAGAAAGCCGCCGGTTTATTGCATTGGACCGGTCCATTTCTTCAAGCTGAGACCTAATAGCTCTAGCCTTCTTTAACACAGCTAGAATATCTGAGTTTATTCGATTTCGCATAGACTTCCGAGCTTCGGGTTTGTGCAGTGACTTGCTTTCTTCGTTGGTGTCTTGTAAACGGCGAAGGATATCTTTGATTGAATTCATTTCGAGTTTGACCTTCTCTGCTTCTTCTAGAAAAGCAGTGAGATTTTGGTCCATTTGGGTCATACCCATTTCCAAATCTGGACCAGCTTCAACATCTTTCATCGCTGCTTTCTTCAAATCAACGTAGCTTGTGAAAGATTTGGTCATAAGGTCATTCATCTTGAATGATTTGAAAGAAATGAGTATGAATTCAAATTGGAAGAATTTGAGAATGATAAGGAAAGAGTGAGAATTTGCAGTGAGAAATCTAAAAGCTATAAAGAGGAGGATTGCATCAGGGGAATTAAGGAGAGAGAGCCGTTGGAGGAAAATCTTTAGTGTAACGGCTATATTTTGTTTTTGAATAAAATAAGATTTTCTTGGATCTGATATTTCGTGTCATCAAAAGTTGTCGCCCACGTGTTAGTATACTCCGGTTTAACAACGTAGCTTTTCCTGAATATTGGATTCTTAGCTAATTGGTAATTTAATTATATATGGGTTTGACTTAATTTAATAATTTGACTTCAGATAATGAATCCTCAtatgaaaaaataaattatatgaaaATGTTTGCTGTTTTAAATACCAAAAAAAAACGTTTGTTGAAAGTCATTTTACTATGTGCCGCAcccattttttcatttttcagtgGATTTTTAAAAAGAGGAAAGTGGAAGAAATGCGACAGAAATAGTGAATCAAAAAGGACTTTTATTTTTTGGAGTCCATACCTAACATTATTTTTTTCAAGGTGGACGAGAACATAATCATTGAATTTTATCTGTTATATCAGTAAAGTCACAAAAATTACTTTTTCTATTATTAAGGTAATTGAACTATCTGttaatttattaaaaaatatgaCTCACCGGAAAATCAAATTTCTGGCATCAGAAAGTTCTTTCTCCACATTTTATCCGCGTCACATTCCAAGAAGAAAATTGATTTTTTATATAAGTGAAACatagattttaaaaataaaaaatatcttgatattaaaattacaaaaaaaaaaagaaaaaaaaaaagaagacaagCGACACATAATCTGGGAcaagatacaacaacaacaacaacaacaacccagtaaaatcccactaatggggtctggggagggtagtgtgtacgcagaccttacccctaccccgaaggagtagagaggctgtttccgaaagaccctcggctcaaaaaagaaaagacaaaagggacaaaaagggagacaatattagtatcacaacaacaatcataggataaataggaacaccatgaaatccagaagaaagatgcaaagtaaagggagacaatattagtaaatattagtatcgccacaacagtcataagaaaaataagaacctcatgaaatctagaagaaaaatgtaaagcaaaagcgatagctagtaaataggacctgcactgaaaagagaaatagtaagccacaacattcccactagttatcataaacctacatggctagtcccactatgttacgaagtaaggcacgactcaactacctcctaacctacaaccctaatactcgacctccacatcttcctatcaagtgtcatgtcctcggaaatctggagcctcgccatatcctgcctgatcacctctccccaatacttcttaggccgccctctatctcttctcgtgccctccgtaaccagctgatcacacctccgtaccggagcatctgggcttctcctctgaacatgtccgaaccatctaagcctcgcttcccgcatcttgtcatcaatgggagccacatgcaccttctcccgaatatcatcattcataatcttatctatcttagtgtgactgcacatccaccgcaacatcctcatctctgctactttcatcttctggatatgtgagttcttaacagaccaacactcagccccatacatcatggccggtctaaccaccgctttataaaacttacctttgagtatcggtggcactctcttgtcacacaggactccagatgctaacatccacttcatccatcctacccaatacggtgtgtgacatcctcgtccatctcccctcccccctggataaccgaaccaaggtacttgatgctgcctctactcgggatgacctgcgaatcaagcctcacatccacgcccacttcccctggctcagcgctgaacttgcactccaggtattccgtcttcgtcctgcttagcttgaaacccttagactcaagagcctgtctccaaacctccagcctcttgttaacaccggctcgcgactcatcaatcagaactatgtcatcggcgaatagcatgcaccatggcacatccccttgaatatggtgtgttaacgcgtccatcactagggcgaataagaacagactgagcgcagaaccttggtgtagcCCCATTACAAcagaaaaatgctcagagtcgcctcctactgtcctaacccgagtcttagccccatcatacatgtccttaatcgccataatgtatgGAACTGACAAACCTTttacctccaggcatctccagagaatttctctaggaaccttgtcatatgctttctctaggtcaataaacatcATGTGCAGAtctttcttcctctctctgtatagttccaccaaccttctaacaaggtgtatagcttctgtagtcgaacgacccggcatgaatccGAACTGGTTATCGGATACAGACAccgtcatcctcaccctcgcttcaaccaccctcttcAATCTGGG
It includes:
- the LOC104098832 gene encoding syntaxin-related protein KNOLLE, with the protein product MNDLMTKSFTSYVDLKKAAMKDVEAGPDLEMGMTQMDQNLTAFLEEAEKVKLEMNSIKDILRRLQDTNEESKSLHKPEARKSMRNRINSDILAVLKKARAIRSQLEEMDRSNAINRRLSGCKEGTPVDRTRSAVTNGLRKKLKELMMDFQGLRQRMMTEYKETVGRRYFTVTGEHPDEEVIEKIISSGNGQGGEEFLSRAIQEHGRGKVLETVVEIQDRHDAAKEIEKSLLELHQIFLDMAVMVEAQGEKMDDIEHHVMNAAQYVNDGTKNLKTAKDYQKSSRKWMCIAIIILLILILVVIIPIATSFSKS